A window of the Podospora bellae-mahoneyi strain CBS 112042 chromosome 6, whole genome shotgun sequence genome harbors these coding sequences:
- the YPK2 gene encoding Serine/threonine-protein kinase (EggNog:ENOG503NU9W; COG:T): protein MSWKLTKKLKETHLGPLTSTFSRSPSTSTITDKDSKSQGDISGAVTPTNENTIAASEALTQAPVVAPPKPGILVVTLHEGQGFSLPEQHRASFNNPAHGGNSLSTGNALNMSSSIRPSSSSRTSGFMGRPQTSGGFSGIPTNHGRISSKYMPYALIDFDKLQVFVNSVEGTPENPLWAGSNTQYKFDVSRSW from the exons ATGTCGTGGAAACTCACCAAGA AGCTGAAGGAAACCCATCTGGGACCCCTCACGAGCACCTTCTCGAGGTCaccttcaacctccaccatcacagACAAGGACAGCAAGAGCCAAGGGGACATCTCTGGTGCTGTCACACCCACAAATGAGAACACCATCG CGGCCTCGGAAGCCCTTACGCAAGCTCCCGTCGTTGCCCCTCCCAAGCCCGGTATTCTTGTCGTTACACTTCACGAAGGTCAAGggttctccctccccgaacAGCACCGCGCTtccttcaacaacccagcaCATGGCGGCAACTCGCTGTCGACCGGAAATGCTCTCAACATGTCGAGTTCGATCCgcccctcgtcttcctcgaggACCTCGGGTTTCATGGGCAGGCCCCAGACCTCGGGCGGTTTCTCCGgcatccccaccaaccacggTCGTATCTCGTCCAAGTACATGCCCTATGCCCTGATCGATTTCGACAAGTTGCAAGTGTTTGTCAACTCGGTCGAAGGAACACCCGAGAACCCTCTCTGGGCCGGCTCCAACACCCAATACAAGTTCGATGTTTCCAGA AGTTGGTGA
- a CDS encoding hypothetical protein (EggNog:ENOG503NY7M; COG:S) encodes MAVGQLPKSSSDPEISSTRPARPKFHHRCTNDRIREGSGTPPLFFSMTGKIRKDRKSVFREVGLDTEEPNGPYFSEHEFGEITGLASPTSTHRPDTAQGNTSDDGKDDTEQRQPRDERDEAESPTSPSQKPWYSRLTPGRRPRVRTASSAPPPSVSSFTRLSTIALLIAVVIPAFSYYKGAEEVAPLAGADAGVIYYRDMKPGPILETRADSPTKACKRWAHQTAQLNGTLYIYGGQASNTPDQTYDNWNNNLLVLDLTRSWDITSPSLRGLPQPSGPPAVSLGYLWNDYNNLYLYGGQFSDKPVADVPPLSIWRYSIKSQSWDEFKNPKTTAGNYSTDADIPLERAAEGAGISVPELGLSWYFGGHLDSHTTPGWSIHVPRLYLKSLLEFTHPGYVNDGLRIDGAGSEGAFRNITEGGLQVQDAFSERGDAALVFVPGWGERGILIGLAGGKVGGDLIDDLRTLDVFDIETSEWYHQETTGEAPRVRVNLCAVVASAPDASSFQIYVYGGQDLGETQTQYNDMYILSIPAFTWIKAPSFSSSSTAPKARAGHTCNLRDGQIIVLGGYTGASTPCESPGIWVFNASSLTWSSRFNSLDHPPDISPENSVLGASYGYTVPDPVAEVIGGSPSGGATVSQPLVGKPTAGPFATGKPPIWTLPGSTATVTAWGPDATSTVPPGSDPQSPDSNNSNNNNAESRKGGLIAAGVIAALAGLAALYLGYCAWLYRRQVKAYRSHLAVANRYSGPAGASTGTFSGLAAFFGGGRKGSKKSNKSGSNHGTVVTEKERYYPSNRMSTSTTDSLFATSSGAGGVEPRTMFDDDDGAHHDLGVPQRPGQWWRDQEGGQGSSQTAVNTTASGPSGASPGDHIQDEEVGMGKKVERRGSTSGESASSTERLLEGQEPSFFSVVMKPRRALRVVNGLEGEVTSA; translated from the exons ATGGCCGTCGGCCAACTACCGAAGAGCTCTTCGGACCCTGAAATATCCTCAACCCGCCCCGCCAGGCCCAAGTTCCACCACAGATGCACCAATGATCGAATTCGCGAAGGCTCAGGAACGCCGCCGTTATTCTTCTCCATGACGGGAAAGATTCGAAAAGATCGCAAGTCGGTGTTTAGGGAGGTTGGCTTGGACACGGAGGAACCCAACGGTCCCTATTTCAGCGAGCACGAGTTTGGAGAAATCACGGGACTCGCCTCACCAACAAGCACACATCGACCAGACACCGCGCAGGGAAATACGAGTGACGATGGGAAGGACGATACTGAACAGCGGCAACCACGAGACGAGCGAGACGAAGCCGagtcaccaacatcaccatcacagaAGCCGTGGTACTCGAGGTTGACGCCCGGTCGACGGCCGAGAGTGAGGACAGCATCAAGTGCGCCGCCTCCCAGCGTTTCTAGCTTCACGCGACTCTCCACGATTGCACTGCTTATTGCTGTGGTAATTCCTGCGTTTAGTTATTACAAGGGTGCTGAGGAGGTTGCGCCGCTTGCTGGTGCCGACGCCGGCGTGATCTACTATCGAGATATGAAGCCCGGGCCGATACTCGAGACGAGGGCTGACAGCCCAACCAAAGCGTGCAAGCGATGGGCTCATCAGA CCGCCCAGCTGAACGGGACTCTGTATATCTACGGCGGCCAGGCATCGAATACGCCCGACCAGACGTATGACAACTGGA acaacaacctcctcgtcctcgacctGACCCGCAGCTGGgacatcacctccccctccctccgcgGCCTCCCCCAGCCCTCCGGTCCCCCCGCTGTATCCCTAGGCTACCTGTGGAACGACTACAACAACCTCTACCTCTACGGCGGGCAATTCTCAGACAAACCGGTCGCAGACGTCCCTCCGCTTTCCATCTGGCGCTACTCGATCAAGTCCCAGTCCTGGGACGAGTTCAAAAACCCAAAGACAACCGCGGGGAATTATTCCACCGACGCTGACATCCCCCTTGAGCGCGCCGCCGAAGGAGCTGGTATCTCTGTGCCtgagttggggttgagttggTATTTTGGTGGACATCTAGACAGCCACACCACACCTGGATGGTCGATACATGTGCCGAGGTTGTACCTGAAGAGTTTGTTGGAGTTTACCCACCCGGGCTATGTGAATGACGGGTTGAGGATTGATGGGGCGGGGAGTGAGGGTGCGTTTAGAAATATTACCGAGGGAGGGTTGCAGGTGCAGGATGCCTTCTCGGAACGGGGAGATGCGGCACTGGTGTTTGTGCCAggctggggagagagggggataTTGATTGGTTTGGCGGGAGGGAAAGTGGGAGGGGACCTGATTGATGATTTGAGGACGCTGGATGTTTTTGACATCGAGACGTCGGAGTGGTATCATCAGGAGACGACTGGGGAGgcgccgagggtgagggtgaatCTTTGTGCGGTTGTGGCGAGCGCGCCGGATGCGAGTAGCTTTCAGATCTATGTGTATGGTGGTCAAGATCTTGGG GAAACACAAACCCAGTACAACGACATGTACATTCTCTCCATCCCCGCCTTCACCTGGATCAAAGCCCCCtcgttctcctcctcctccaccgcgcCCAAAGCCCGCGCCGGCCACACCTGCAACCTCCGCGACGGCCAAATCATTGTTCTGGGAGGCTACACCGGCGCCTCCACCCCATGCGAATCCCCTGGCATCTGGGtcttcaacgcctcctccctcacctggTCTTCCCGCTTCAACTCCCTCGATCACCCCCCGGACATCTCCCCCGAGAACTCCGTTTTAGGCGCCTCCTACGGGTACACCGTCCCCGACCCCGTAGCAGAAGTAATCGGCGGCTCCCCCTCCGGCGGCGCAACAGTCTCCCAACCCCTAGTCGGTAAACCCACCGCCGGTCCCTTCGCCACCGGCAAACCCCCCATCTGGACACTCCCAGGTAGCACAGCAACCGTAACCGCCTGGGGCCCCGACGCAACCTCCACCGTTCCCCCCGGCTCCGACCCCCAATCTcccgacagcaacaacagcaacaataACAATGCCGAATCCCGAAAAGGAGGCCTTATCGCAGCAGGCGTCATCGCCGCCCTGGCCGGGCTAGCAGCCCTCTACCTAGGCTACTGCGCCTGGCTGTACCGCCGCCAGGTAAAAGCCTACCGCTCCCACCTCGCCGTCGCAAACCGCTACTCCGGTCCGGCAGGAGCCTCAACCGGCACCTTTTCCGGCCTGGCGGCCTTCTTCGGCGGCGGGAGAAAAGGAAGCAAAAAGTCCAACAAGAGCGGCAGCAACCACGGAACGGTCGTCACGGAAAAAGAGCGGTACTACCCCTCCAATCGGATGTCTACCTCCACGACGGACTCACTTTTTGCGACGTCGTCCGGCGCAGGGGGGGTGGAGCCAAGAACAAtgtttgacgacgacgacggcgccCACCACGATCTTGGGGTGCCACAGCGGCCGGGGCAGTGGTGGAGAGATCAGGAGGGTGGTCAAGGGAGTAGCCAGACTGCGGTCAATACTACTGCTTCTGGACCTTCGGGGGCGTCACCTGGTGATCATATTcaggacgaggaggttgggatgGGCAAAAAGGTTGAACGAAGGGGGAGTACGAGCGGGGAAAGCGCCAGTTCGACGGAGCGGTTGCTCGAGGGGCAGGAGCCGAGCTTTTTCAGCGTGGTGATGAAGCCGAGGAGggcgttgagggtggtgaatgggttggagggcgaggttaCGAGCGCTTGA
- a CDS encoding hypothetical protein (EggNog:ENOG503P8UI): protein MSPPKASTTIPLPLRLILLLLEPLGALNGAYLTLFTPSSYHSAITRPYPPSWSPPFSTQNQYLYTQLAGAWLVFAFNESVILWLYDDLKLWKLMCWGMLISDLVYHVSAVQAVGGWERFLGVGGWNLFDWAVAVSAAGPAVVRVWICLFAGERGGREKGKEK, encoded by the coding sequence ATGTCCCCACCCAaagcatcaacaaccatccccctccccctccgcctcatcctcctcctcctggaaCCCCTCGGCGCCCTAAACGGCGCCTACCTaaccctcttcaccccctcctcctaccACAGCGCCATCACGCGCCCCTATCCCCCCTCATGGTCACCGCCCTTCTCCACCCAGAACCAATACCTCTACACTCAGTTGGCAGGCGCATGGCTGGTGTTTGCCTTCAACGAATCAGTCATTCTATGGCTCTACGATGATCTGAAGTTGTGGAAGCTCATGTGCTGGGGGATGTTAATCAGTGATCTTGTCTATCACGTCTCTGCCGTGCAGGCTGTCGGGGGATGGGAgaggtttttgggggtgggggggtggaatCTGTTTGATTGGGCTGTTGCTgtttctgctgctgggccggcggtggtgagggtttggatttgtttgtttgcgggtgagaggggagggagggagaaggggaaggagaagtaA
- the DEF1 gene encoding RNAPII degradation factor (EggNog:ENOG503NVE6; COG:S), giving the protein MSEVQSRPSAPRGRGSARGGRGGFSTRGGGRTTARSAGTNGTTQHDTESSSPALEDEGEISELRKLYGQHIVNIKNIVSDWTDADILYALRETDGDPDEAAFKILDGTFSKWNEVSKPVKTKAKNDTFTTTTADSGAAGGLRNARGGRVEGGRGRGRATERGGRGGGRGKSIHPSTNGPRVKENQPLSVPTEESNEWDTSAPTAESNEWTESTPAESAPAPAAVEPTPAAAPAKPSTDAPKTWASMLRQSTTPKPAPKPKEVPAPPPAEPTPVIEPLPPAPAEPEVVPEPEIAAPVEEKEEPVPEPVQEEQPAVVVPVIEPVIPVVPVVPAVAIPEVALSPSKDALTDENLDKVPGTTEPPATETTRSEAADSWDPRAAGSATATPLSASQQQHQAERTPSSGFAATATKATTRTPAFPRRVLDQLEAVRMPGNRAEVERTTVQFGAFSLNGGIEDDIDGDREEPETRPQPPQDSPVAQPRASLPPVQPPAAPESFPTPTQKPASQVPTGPAGMASQTSPAVLSWLLADTNLAAAPAAVPAITPVAAPAPQPAAQHNQQQYGRFGQQTAAQEHSSFPPSKPFDSFGQQQPAAASTQSQFEGGFQGQTQPAAQTQNQQQAFSSAPNDYPSYYTSGDQRGFYGGYNYNQQQGSQDGPSSQAQRFGGYGTAQTDNISQYPQSGAQHGQSRFGSGSAPSAETPTTTAPATSASSALPQAGQTSQTQHGQQPQPDQYPYHPYSNSPYYGGYMGGYGQYGQGGYAPYGKGNVGYQPNQYGVASQGPYGYSNPSAGFGQSALHRETGGAAAGAGAGLGDYGRAGSQSAQQQSGFGGMHDAFSRGASGYQSQAASFNAPGTQPGAVPSAVDDIKSFGDAKGAAGPSPSLGVAARPGSAANNGPSQSGLPPPQSAQQTNLGGMGQYGYPGHMQQGHAGLHGSHTAAGGYGMSATGGQSQQSSYGYGNQGFGGGYYGGNSQPRGWGNNYHH; this is encoded by the exons ATGTCTGAGGTACAGAGCAGGCCATCTGCCCCGCGCGGCAGGGGCTCCGCCCGCGGCGGTCGCGGCGGCTTCTCAActcggggaggaggtcgcACCACTGCCCGTTCTGCTGGTACTAATGGCACCACGCAACACGACACAGAATCTTCTTCGCCAGCCCTGGAGGACGAGGGCGAGATTAGCGAACTCCGCAAGCTCTACGGCCAGCACATTGTCAACATCAAGAACATCGTGTCCGACTGGACTGATGCTGATATCCTCTACGCTCTCCGCGAGACGGACGGCGACCCGGATGAGGCTGCCTTCAAGATTCTGGACG GCACTTTCTCCAAGTGGAACGAGGTCTCGAAGCCCGTGAAGACCAAGGCTAAGAATGACACATTCACCACAACGACTGCCGATTCTGGCGCTGCCGGCGGCCTACGGAACGCAAGAGGTGGCCGTGTCGAAGGTGGCCGTGGTCGTGGCAGAGCGACCGAGCGCGGCGGTCGTGGAGGCGGTCGCGGAAAGTCGATCCACCCTTCGACCAACGGTCCCCGTGTCAAGGAGAACCAGCCTCTCTCTGTCCCAACTGAGGAATCTAACGAATGGGATACCTCTGCCCCGACTGCCGAATCTAACGAATGGACTGAGTCCACCCCCGCCGAatctgctcctgctcccgccgccgttgAACCTACCCCTGCCGCTGCCCCCGCAAAGCCCTCTACCGATGCCCCAAAGACATGGGCCAGCATGTTGAGACAGTCGACCACTCCTAAGCCTGCCCCTAAGCCCAAGGAAGTacctgctccccctcccgccgaaCCTACTCCCGTCATTGAGCCACTTCCCCCCGCTCCCGCCGAGCCCGAGGTCGTACCCGAGCCCGAGATTGCTGCGCCAGTcgaagagaaggaagagcCAGTTCCCGAACCTGTCCAGGAGGAGCAGCccgctgttgttgttcctGTCATTGAGCCAGTCATTCCTGTTGTTCCCGTCGTACCCGCTGTTGCCATTCCCGAAGTTGCCTTGTCACCTTCCAAGGACGCGCTTACGGATGAGAACCTCGACAAGGTCCCTGGCACAACCGAGCCCCCAGCGACCGAGACCACGAGAAGTGAAGCTGCCGACTCTTGGGATCCCAGAGCCGCTGGCAGCGCTACAGCAACTCCCTTGTCTGCttcccagcaacagcaccaggCCGAGCGCACTCCCAGCAGTGGCTTCGCCGCGACTGCGACCAAGGCGACAACTCGCACCCCAGCTTTCCCCCGTCGTGTTTTGGATCAGCTCGAGGCCGTTCGCATGCCCGGCAACCGTGCCGAGGTCGAACGCACTACTGTCCAGTTTGGTGCTTTCAGCCTGAATGGTGGCATTGAGGACGACATTGATGGCGATCGTGAAGAGCCCGAGACCCGtccccagcctccccagGATTCTCCTGTTGCCCAACCCAGAGCTTCGCTTCCCCCTGTTCAGCCCCCAGCGGCCCCAGAGAGCTTCCCTACCCCTACCCAGAAGCCTGCTTCCCAGGTTCCAACAGGTCCTGCTGGTATGGCTTCTCAGACTTCCCCTGCTGTCTTGTCTTGGTTACTTGCTGACACAAATCTAGCCGCTGCTCCTGCCGCGGTCCCTGCCATCACCCCAGTTGCCGCCCCAG CTCCCCAGCCGGCCGCGCAACACAACCAGCAGCAGTATGGTCGCTTTGGCCAGCAGACTGCCGCTCAAGAGCAcagctccttccctccctcgAAGCCTTTTGATTCGTTCGGTCAGCAGCAACCCGCCGCTGCCTCCACTCAATCGCAGTTCGAGGGCGGCTTCCAAGGGCAGACGCAGCCTGCTGCCCAAACCCAGAACCAGCAGCAAGCGTTTAGCTCTGCTCCCAACGATTATCCTTCTTACTACACCTCTGGCGACCAAAGAGGTTTCTATGGTGGCTATAACTACAACCAACAGCAGGGCTCTCAGGACGGCCCCTCTTCGCAAGCCCAGCGTTTCGGTGGATATGGCACCGCCCAGACTGATAACATCAGCCAGTACCCCCAGAGCGGTGCCCAACACGGCCAATCCCGCTTCGGTTCTGGCTCCGCTCCCTCTGCGGAAACACCAACCACTACGGCTCCTGCTACGTCGGCGTCGTCGGCTCTTCCCCAGGCCGGCCAGACTAGCCAGACTCAACATGGTCAGCAGCCTCAGCCCGATCAATATCCCTACCACCCTTACTCCAACAGCCCTTACTATGGTGGGTACATGGGCGGATATGGACAGTACGGTCAGGGCGGCTATGCTCCCTACGGCAAGGGCAATGTGGGATATCAGCCCAACCAATACGGTGTTGCGTCGCAGGGACCTTATGGCTACTCCAACCCTAGCGCTGGCTTTGGCCAGTCTGCTCTTCACCGGGAGACCGGTGGCGCTGCTGCGGGCGCTGGTGCTGGTCTTGGCGATTACGGTCGTGCGGGATCTCAGTCGGCTCAGCAGCAATCTGGATTTGGTGGCATGCATGATGCCTTCAGCCGCGGTGCTTCTGGCTACCAGTCCCAGGCTGCGTCGTTCAACGCTCCCGGCACTCAGCCCGGCGCTGTCCCCTCTGCTGTCGACGACATTAAGTCCTTCGGAGATGCCAAGGGCGCTGCCGGACCCAGCCCCTCTCTCGGCGTCGCTGCCCGACCCGGCTCCGCAGCGAACAACGGACCATCTCAGTCTGGGCTTCCTCCCCCGCAATCTGCCCAGCAGACCAACCTGGGCGGTATGGGTCAATACGGCTATCCCGGTCACATGCAGCAGGGCCATGCTGGCCTCCACGGCAGCCACACGGCCGCTGGTGGCTACGGCATGAGCGCGACTGGCGGACAGAGCCAGCAGAGCTCGTACGGCTATGGTAACCAGGGCTTCGGCGGCGGTTACTACGGCGGAAACTCTCAGCCCCGTGGTTGGGGTAACAACTACCACCACTAA
- a CDS encoding hypothetical protein (EggNog:ENOG503P7G1) has translation MSKAKGWQAVSKTISSLVPPIHQPLPLSKRDSQRLLDALKTSFRSELDRQHGPSPNPLSGPKASTTLTSASASSAEKPDVPHRPTDVHLHSILNNPLLNQASSPRRTSGIGSPYDHDKEVFQQAVAKGLMTIPRAHGFLLKIFKTAEKNTLSQSPLYVPLQGTGAGLLVLQWLKASGQHNTYSWLSNQKFSVLLLRFMIAEGLDDMVWIWLERVMKQASSVNTMHSRICSDLLIKHFIAAHTCTEGLRDAYSSVIQVESMLKKNELPLNQLGDAWSLVAWNSTVASWKHAKAPVSLFEPFVAMSIELERRLHERAHLDLYHPTDPSAELALQYFREDDSFVKRLLSQWDPAAAPKMPPYVQRVMALGIDAANHLMSADRVREANTILDCISGIQNRIQEIVGGGSGELKPAV, from the coding sequence ATGTCCAAAGCAAAGGGGTGGCAGGCCGTCTCCAAGACGATATCTAGCTTGGTGCCCCCAATCCATCAACCGCTGCCCCTCAGCAAACGCGATTCCCAGCGCCTTCTCGATGCCCTCAAAACCTCCTTTCGCAGCGAGTTGGACAGGCAGCATGGCCCTTCACCTAACCCCCTATCCGGCCCGAAAGCATCAACCACCCTGACTTCAGCTTCTGCCTCCTCAGCTGAGAAGCCCGACGTTCCCCACCGACCTACCGATGTCCATCTGCactccatcctcaacaaccctttGCTCAACCAAGCGTCATCACCACGTCGAACATCGGGGATAGGCTCGCCATACGACCATGATAAGGAGGTCTTTCAACAAGCTGTGGCAAAGGGCCTCATGACAATTCCACGAGCCCACGGATTCCTCCTCAAAATCTTCAAGACAGCCGAGAAGAACACATTAAGCCAATCACCACTCTATGTACCATTGCAAGGCACCGGCGCCggtcttctcgtcctccaatGGCTCAAGGCTTCCGGACAACACAACACCTATTCCTGGCTCAGCAACCAAAAGTTCAGCGTCCTGTTGCTACGCTTCATGATTGCCGAGGGTCTTGACGACATGGTGTGGATCTGGCTGGAGAGAGTGATGAAGCAAGCATCATCTGTCAACACCATGCACTCGAGGATATGCTCCGACCTTCTTATCAAGCACTTTATTGCTGCTCACACCTGTACCGAAGGACTCCGAGACGCCTATTCTTCCGTCATCCAGGTAGAGTCTATGCTCAAGAAGAACGAGCTCCCATTGAACCAACTGGGTGATGCTTGGAGTTTAGTAGCATGGAACAGTACCGTTGCTTCATGGAAGCATGCCAAGGCACCTGTCAGTCTCTTTGAGCCCTTCGTGGCCATGAGCATCGAGCTGGAACGTCGCTTGCACGAGAGGGCTCATCTTGACTTGTACCACCCAACAGATCCGTCCGCAGAGCTGGCGCTGCAGTACTTCCGCGAAGACGACTCTTTTGTCAAGAGGTTACTGTCGCAGTGGGATCCAGCAGCTGCGCCAAAGATGCCACCTTATGTACAAAGGGTTATGGCTTTGGGCATTGATGCTGCCAACCATCTCATGAGTGCTGACCGGGTAAGGGAAGCAAATACTATCTTGGACTGCATCAGTGGTATCCAGAATAGGATCCAAGAGATTGTTGGCGGTGGCAGTGGGGAGCTGAAGCCGGCGGTTTAA
- the PGI1 gene encoding glucose-6-phosphate isomerase (BUSCO:EOG09261RWJ; COG:G; EggNog:ENOG503NW61), with protein sequence MAPASSLSAWSDLHSHHESVGKNIVLKDAFKNDPKRFDKFTRKITLPADISSGSNGTDIIFDFSKNLITEETLDKLVKLAEEAGVEKKRDAMFAGEKINFTEGRAVYHAALRNVSNQAMKVDGVDVMNTKGGVNDVLEHMRVFSEQVRSGEWKGYTGKKLTTIINVGIGGSDLGPVMVTEALKHYGAKDMTLHFVSNIDGTHIAEALANSDPETTLFLIASKTFTTAETTTNANTAKSWFLEKTGGKGDIAKHFVALSTNESEVTKFGIDAANMFGFESWVGGRYSVWSAIGLSVALYVGFDNFHKFLAGAHAMDQHFQQAPLRENIPAIGGLLSVWYSNFYGAQTHLVAPFDQYLHRFPAYLQQLSMESNGKTITSDGSPAKYTTGPILFGEPCTNAQHSFFQLVHQGTKLIPSDFILAAKSHNPVSDNLHQKMLASNYLAQAEALMVGKTAEEVRAEGNVPEELVPHKVFMGNRPTTSILVGGAIGPAELGALIVYYEHLTFTEGAVWDINSFDQWGVELGKVLAKKILKEIDEEGAGSGHDSSTGGLLGAFKAYGGF encoded by the exons ATGGCGCCCgcttcctccctctcggccTGGTCTGACCTCCACTCCCACCACGAAAGTGTTGGGAAGAACATCGTCCTCAAGGACGCCTTCAAGAACGATCCCAAGAGATTCGACAAGTTCACCCGCAAgatcaccctccccgccgacaTTTCGAGCGGAAGCAATGGCACCGACATCATCTTCGACTTCAGCAAGAACCTCATCACAGAGGAGACCCTCGACAAGCTTGTGAAGctcgccgaggaggctggcGTCGAGAAGAAGCGCGATGCCATGTTCGCTGGCGAGAAGATCAACTTCACCGAGGGCCGTGCCGTCTACCACGCTGCCCTGCGCAACGTCAGCAACCAGGCCATGAAGGTGGATGGTGTCGACGTCATGAACACCAAGGGTGGTGTCAACGATGTTCTCGAGCACATGCGCGTCTTCTCCGAGCAAGTCCGCAGCGGCGAGTGGAAGGGTTACACCGGCAAGAAGCTCACAACCATCATCAATGTTGGTATTGGCGGTTCCGATCT CGGCCCGGTGATGGTTACTGAGGCGCTCAAGCACTATGGCGCCAAGGACATGACCCTTCACTTTGTGTCCAACATCGACGGCACCCACATCGCCGAGGCTCTTGCCAACTCCGACCCCGAAAcgaccctcttcctcatcgcTTCCAAGACCTTCACAACCGCCGAGACCACAACAAATGCCAACACGGCCAAGTCATGGTTCCTTGAGAAGACCGGCGGCAAGGGTGATATCGCCAAGCACTTCGTTGCTCTCTCCACCAACGAGTCCGAGGTGACCAAGTTCGGTATTGATGCCGCCAACATGTTCGGCTTCGAGAGCTGGGTCGGCGGCCGCTACTCTGTCTGGAGCGCCATTGGTCTCAGTGTTGCCCTCTACGTCGGCTTTGACAACTTCCACAAGTTCCTGGCTGGTGCCCATGCCATGGACCAGCACTTCCAGCAGGCTCCCCTCAGGGAGAACATCCCGGCCATTGGTGGTCTCCTGAGCGTGTGGTACTCCAACTTCTACGGcgcccaaacccacctcGTCGCCCCCTTTGACCAGTACCTCCACCGCTTCCCCGCCTACCTCCAGCAGCTCTCGATGGAGTCCAACGGCAAGACCATCACCTCTGACGGCTCCCCGGCCAAGTACACCACCGGCCCTATCCTCTTTGGCGAGCCCTGCACCAACGCCCAGcactccttcttccagctcGTCCACCAGGGTACTAAGCTTATCCCCTCGGACTTCATCCTCGCGGCCAAGTCTCACAACCCCGTGTCGGACAACCTGCACCAAAAGATGCTCGCGTCCAACTACCTCGCCCAGGCCGAGGCTCTCATGGTGGgcaagacggccgaggaggtcaGAGCCGAGGGCAATGTACCCGAGGAGCTGGTGCCTCACAAGGTGTTTATGGGTAACCGCCCTACCACGAGCatccttgttggtggtgccatTGGCCCTGCTGAGTTGGGTGCCTTGATTGTTTACTACGAGCACCTCACTTTTACTGAGGGTGCCGTGTGGGATATCAACTCCTTTGACCAGTGGGGTGTGGAGTTGGGTAAGGtgttggcgaagaagattttgaaggagattgatgaggaaggggcTGGGTCAGGGCATGATTCCAGCACTggggggctgttgggggcTTTTAAGGCTTATGGTGGGTTTTGA